A section of the Acidobacterium capsulatum ATCC 51196 genome encodes:
- a CDS encoding DUF1906 domain-containing protein, translating to MTATNSAGTSAVSNTLYFTVAQSTTTSNVQISENRGFDLEFAPAENDMATWMQSSPYKDIGVYIGGCNVHAVPASGPNGCGSNPASAGTKKTNSNLTSNWVRDVSGMGWGMMPIWVGPQASCISGIDPSTVYLIDTSTSTAAYNEGVSEADSAAAQATTLGMGNSIIYYDMETYSATDTGCDTAVNQFLSGWVTELHTKGFEAGVYGSPSDANGWSTPPDAIWAFYPDGVNTASDLDGVLTGSWAGKRIHQYCAGGNVQTCPSKASETWGGVSLGGSPDQGIDLDIEDGPVFSAPAPSSGTATVSGVSPNPVPSSNSNQTLTITGSGFVAGAMVTYYDPSNQPYSAHAATVNSSSQIVDTAFNDLSDGGTWHVVVTNPGASASNNYAFPVYSSTATVSGVSPNPVPSSNSNQTLTITGSGFVAGATVTYYDPVNQQTYPNEPANFVNSGELVDPAFNNGGDAGDWTVTVVNPGNISSKPYTFTVTGGTPSISNLSPTSYPSSNSDQTMTINGSNFQSGDTLTFTYPDGTQHSNVRPVTFVSANQLSYQFNNGSDPGTWSVRVNSPDGSEQSNTVSFTVTGGTPSISNLSPTSYPSSNSDQTMTINGS from the coding sequence ATGACAGCGACGAATAGTGCCGGCACCAGCGCGGTAAGCAATACGCTCTATTTCACAGTCGCGCAATCTACTACAACATCGAACGTCCAGATCAGCGAGAACCGCGGTTTTGACTTAGAGTTCGCTCCGGCCGAGAACGACATGGCGACATGGATGCAGAGCAGTCCTTATAAAGATATCGGCGTGTACATCGGCGGATGTAACGTGCATGCCGTGCCGGCGAGCGGCCCCAACGGTTGTGGGTCCAATCCGGCAAGCGCAGGGACAAAGAAGACCAATTCCAACCTGACGTCGAACTGGGTCAGGGATGTATCGGGCATGGGCTGGGGAATGATGCCTATATGGGTCGGGCCTCAGGCGTCATGCATCAGCGGTATTGACCCTTCCACGGTCTATTTAATCGATACATCTACCTCCACGGCGGCGTACAACGAGGGCGTCAGTGAAGCTGATTCCGCTGCGGCCCAGGCTACTACATTAGGAATGGGCAATAGCATTATCTACTACGACATGGAGACGTATTCAGCCACTGATACAGGTTGCGATACTGCGGTTAACCAATTTTTGAGTGGTTGGGTGACTGAGCTTCATACCAAGGGATTTGAAGCCGGTGTCTATGGATCTCCCTCAGACGCCAACGGCTGGTCCACTCCGCCAGATGCCATCTGGGCCTTTTATCCGGATGGTGTCAACACAGCTTCGGATTTGGACGGTGTTCTCACCGGCAGTTGGGCAGGCAAGCGAATTCATCAATATTGTGCCGGAGGCAATGTTCAAACTTGTCCGTCTAAGGCTTCAGAAACCTGGGGTGGAGTCTCCCTCGGAGGATCGCCGGATCAGGGCATCGACCTGGATATCGAGGACGGTCCGGTCTTCTCTGCTCCTGCGCCATCGTCCGGGACCGCCACGGTCAGCGGTGTGTCACCCAACCCAGTACCGTCCTCGAACAGCAACCAGACGCTGACCATCACCGGAAGCGGCTTCGTCGCCGGGGCCATGGTCACCTACTACGATCCCAGCAACCAGCCGTACTCGGCCCACGCAGCCACCGTCAACAGCTCCAGCCAGATCGTGGACACCGCCTTTAACGACCTGAGCGATGGCGGCACCTGGCATGTGGTGGTCACCAACCCCGGCGCGTCGGCATCCAACAACTACGCCTTCCCGGTCTACTCGTCGACCGCCACGGTCAGCGGCGTGTCACCCAACCCAGTGCCGTCCTCGAACAGCAACCAGACGCTGACCATCACCGGAAGCGGCTTCGTCGCCGGGGCCACGGTCACCTACTACGATCCGGTCAACCAGCAGACCTACCCTAACGAACCGGCCAACTTCGTCAACTCCGGCGAACTCGTCGATCCGGCCTTCAACAACGGCGGCGACGCCGGCGACTGGACGGTGACGGTAGTCAACCCTGGGAACATCAGTTCGAAGCCCTATACCTTCACTGTCACCGGCGGAACACCCTCGATCAGCAATCTCTCTCCAACCTCGTACCCGTCATCCAACAGCGATCAGACCATGACCATCAACGGAAGCAATTTCCAGAGCGGAGACACGCTGACCTTCACCTATCCGGATGGTACACAACACTCGAATGTTCGCCCCGTAACCTTCGTCTCCGCCAACCAACTCAGCTACCAGTTCAACAACGGCAGCGATCCAGGCACCTGGTCTGTGCGCGTCAACAGCCCCGATGGCAGCGAGCAGTCCAACACCGTCAGCTTCACTGTCACCGGCGGAACACCCTCGATCAGCAATCTCTCTCCAACCTCGTACCCGTCATCCAACAGCGATCAGACCATGACCATCAACGGAAGCTAA
- a CDS encoding Fic family protein, translated as MARRKEAGLYIHQRAEWPNFRWDTARISARLVDIRHRQGRLIGRMEGLGFQLRSEAVLQTLTEDVIKSSEIEGEKLDRDQVRSSIARRLGLDVGGLGPVDRDVEGVVEMMLDATQSYNKPLTARRLYDWHAALFPTGRSGMSKIRVGAWRDDASGPMQVVSGPFGKERVHYVAPEADRLRQEMKNFLEWFEKDNSIDLVLKAGMAHLWFVTVHPFDDGNGRIARALADMVLARSEESSQRFYSMSAQIRYERKAYYESLEAAQKGDVDITRWLEWFLDCLGRAFERAEAILATVLSKARFWDYFAATQFNERQRKMLNRLLDGFEGKLTSSKWAKLMKCSHDTALRDIEDLIKKKALTKDAAGGRSTSYSLAKTPEAGAKGRKSVPNRITSPLP; from the coding sequence ATGGCGCGTAGAAAAGAAGCAGGACTCTACATTCACCAACGTGCGGAGTGGCCCAATTTCCGGTGGGACACCGCGCGCATCTCGGCGCGTCTGGTCGACATTCGGCATCGGCAGGGACGCCTGATCGGCCGTATGGAAGGACTCGGTTTTCAACTCCGCTCCGAAGCTGTTCTCCAAACCCTCACCGAGGATGTGATCAAGTCTAGCGAGATTGAGGGTGAAAAACTCGACCGCGACCAGGTTCGCTCCTCCATCGCGCGCCGCCTCGGGCTCGATGTTGGCGGACTGGGGCCAGTAGACCGGGATGTCGAAGGCGTGGTCGAAATGATGCTCGATGCCACACAGAGCTACAACAAACCGCTGACGGCGCGGCGTCTCTATGACTGGCATGCCGCGCTCTTTCCCACCGGCAGGAGCGGCATGTCGAAGATCAGGGTCGGAGCGTGGCGCGATGATGCATCCGGGCCGATGCAAGTCGTCTCGGGACCCTTCGGCAAGGAACGCGTGCATTACGTCGCTCCCGAGGCCGACCGGTTGCGCCAGGAGATGAAGAATTTCCTCGAATGGTTTGAAAAGGACAATTCCATCGATCTGGTGCTCAAGGCCGGTATGGCGCATCTTTGGTTCGTCACCGTTCACCCGTTTGACGACGGAAACGGGCGGATCGCGCGCGCCCTTGCGGATATGGTCCTGGCACGTTCGGAGGAGAGTTCGCAACGCTTCTACAGCATGTCGGCGCAGATCCGGTACGAGCGAAAAGCATATTATGAAAGCCTCGAAGCGGCGCAAAAGGGCGACGTCGATATCACCCGCTGGCTTGAATGGTTTCTGGACTGCCTTGGCCGCGCCTTTGAACGGGCCGAAGCGATCCTCGCAACGGTGCTCAGCAAAGCACGATTCTGGGATTATTTCGCGGCGACCCAATTCAATGAACGGCAGCGAAAGATGCTGAACCGGTTGCTCGACGGCTTTGAGGGCAAGCTCACCTCGTCAAAATGGGCCAAGCTGATGAAGTGCTCTCATGACACAGCCCTGCGCGATATCGAGGACCTGATCAAGAAGAAGGCGTTGACTAAGGATGCTGCTGGCGGCCGCAGCACTTCGTATTCGCTGGCAAAGACCCCGGAGGCCGGCGCTAAAGGAAGAAAGTCTGTACCGAACCGCATCACCTCTCCATTGCCGTGA
- a CDS encoding PadR family transcriptional regulator, translating to MKQKKDVQQGTLALMVLKTLDVLGPQHGYGIARRIEQISGEMLFVNQGTLYPLLLRLEQEGAVKSDWGPSENNRRARFYRLTRAGRKLLESEKRDWEQTAAIIARFFEVKAEDLA from the coding sequence ATGAAGCAGAAAAAGGATGTGCAGCAGGGTACGTTGGCGTTGATGGTACTGAAGACGCTCGATGTGCTCGGACCGCAGCATGGTTATGGCATTGCGCGGCGGATCGAGCAGATCAGCGGCGAAATGCTTTTTGTGAACCAGGGAACGCTCTATCCGTTGCTGCTTCGGTTGGAGCAGGAGGGCGCCGTCAAGTCGGACTGGGGGCCTTCAGAAAACAACCGTCGCGCACGCTTTTATCGACTGACCCGAGCGGGGCGCAAACTTCTCGAATCCGAGAAGCGCGATTGGGAGCAGACAGCCGCCATTATCGCTCGGTTCTTTGAAGTCAAGGCGGAGGACCTGGCATGA